A segment of the Necator americanus strain Aroian chromosome IV, whole genome shotgun sequence genome:
GGCTCTATTGAGAAGTTaggtgtgaaaaaaaagaattaattaacTCTCCTGTATGCACTGCTGGATTTATGAAAACGTGAATGGAAggtgaaggaagaaaaaaaagtgagatatGGAAATGAAGGGGAATAGAAGAGATGTTCCGTGAAACGAAACAGCGCGAAATGCTTAGTTCTCAGTCTTCCTCGTTAAGGTTTCAGGAAAGGGCATGTTTCATTCACCCATTTGACATTTGATTACTGCTTCGTAATTTAGTCAGCACTTCAACTTATACCACTACAGAAGAGAACGAAATTCTTTTGTTCTTATGAAGTGAATACCTTGGGGGTTGCTTATAcaggaataagaaaaagaaaaacgaaggaagagatgagcagcTCGTCTGCTTCTCTTGGCATTTTCAGCTCACGTCGCTCTATAACATAAGTTCTGAAGAATTAGAAGGTAGAAGTCCCGGCAGAAGGGGACGATTTTCTATGTACGAACTCCAAGGTGAcatgtttttctggatacaaTATATTAGAATTGTTGAGATTAATGAGCGTGACTTTCAGAGCGGAGCAGTGTATCAATTCAAGTCAATATTTAGTCAATATCAACTAAATATCTTCATCCTCTCAGAGAGATTCAGGTAGATAAATGCAGTCGCAAGTTGGCGTTAGCCTTTAGTGAGTTAGCGTGAATCTCTCTGAGAGTTAGCGACCCAATTCCATGAAATGCTTGACTGACCGTGCACGAATCTTCGTCGGGTAGTTTCACCACTGACTCATTTCACGGTCTATTTTTTGAGTATACTAGTAAAAGGAACTACATATTGGAGGCTTGAGAAGTAGTTTTCAATAATGGCAAAGGAAATTTGGAAGATCATTCACCAATCCGGGAATCAAAAGCACGAAAAGCAAATTGAGCAAATTCACCGAAGTAACTCTGCATGAGTTCGTAAAATGAAGTAGTGTATTGAAGAGTTCAGTAAATCCTACCTTAACTTGGTATTCGCAGAGGGTCCTGGGTAATAGGAGGAAtaaggaaaataattttcgagatttttctttcttcacttaATTGGGTACTTCACTCACTAtaattttattgtaatttaCGATGACAAGacccagaaaataaaaaatgtagtcTTGCTCTGAAGAAGAATAATTGGTTTTAAAAGAAGACTTAGATGAATATCCCCGTTTTCGATCACAAAAACGGTAGTGAAAGACCCTGAGCGGAAAAGTCttctcatctaaaaaaaattagttcttatttattcgatgtgtaaaaagttttgaagtttttgtagTCTCTGGAAATGGTTCACTTCAAGAAGGAAACTTCTTGTAAACAACAAGAGCAAGAGATCTAGTTACAAAAATATATGCATACAGAAATTGTAGCAttccaaaaaatagaaagcaaCCGCAGGTATTTCCGTTACAGCCGTAAAGTAAGGGTGTGCTTGCAGATAAACTTCTATGTAATTCTGATACGTAGAAACAAATAACTCTCATTCGGGATTAAGTGATAGAGCGGTAATTTTAGAGATATGCTTGCCAGTTTCCAATAACTAACATGGAGGAGAGTTTATTTTACTGGTTTCATGGGAGATTCGAAGGAGTTTCTTCGAGGAACCACTCGAAGACTTAAATTTCATTGCCAGTGGGCTCTAGGGAAGTAATTGAATTCTAACAATGAACGCCCAAAATGAAAGCTATTGGAGAAGTGCCAGTGTTCCAGAAGCTCCTCAAGTAAGGATTCCGTGGGATTCTACGTGATTAAGAGGTCAAATCACAGTGGAGCTATTCAGATGTTAAAGGAAGCGGGAGCTCATTCGGAAATTACTTGAAATATTGTAGACGGAGAGATTGCTAGCGTaactgttttcaaaaaatgaaaaggaaaaattaggtTGTTCGAGAAAGGGAAGCAACCAACTGCACCAATTGAAGCTCTATTATTGACGAAGAACATAATTCTAGAATAAAGCGAGGATTAAGAGGGGATGGATAGGGGATGATGTTGATGGGGATGATTCGAGGGTGAAGGAGAGATGGATTAGGTTGGAAAATCTTGAGATTTGTCCATATAATACCAGCAACCCATAGACACTATGCGAACGGTATATCACTTGAGTTTGTAACTAACGAGGTAACCATGGATTACAATATTACTCAATAAAAATGGGAAGCAACTTCTGCGAAAGGATTCCCTCTTAGAAAGAGTGgcaataaaaaggaaatatgtGAAAGTGGCCGGAAAGGGATTAAAGCAGGCGGCAAGGAATAGCGCAGTGCGATTTGGAGTCATCGAACACACAGCTTACAGCTGTCCCGATCGAGAAATGTCTCGCCTCCGGGCGCTCGGCGCCTCAACGACCGACTCCCTCGTCGTTCTCTTCTATCGATCACACGGCTAAGGGTGGTGGCGCAGTACTTGATGCGCTCGGTGCTCCCTTATTGGAAACTGCGATTCGCTCGCGGAATTGCATAATTTTATGCGCTTTATTGCTGTCTGCTTGCTCGCTGTGGATTGGAAAGCGAGCGAGATTTTTAAAGAGAAGACATCCATGCACGCTCGAGTCGTGCAGAATACACTGTTCAGTTCCGTTGTACGGTTGTATGTGTTCGcagaaaaaagattaatttCTAATGGTTTCCTGAAATAAACGCTTTTACGGATGCATATTTCTAGATTATTCGTTTTCTCGACTTGGTTGGCATGGATCTTCAACATCATTTTCGTGGTGCCAGAACCTGGCGAAAGATCActttaattataaattaattatgaAATCAGAACGAAGGCGCGTTTCCTTTTGGAATGTCAATTCCTTCAATTAACTACATAGCTACATTAGTAAACTGAAGTAGTACATAGTTAATCATTGAAGAGATCTTTGATTGCTAGATAATATGGATAATAATGATCCGCAATAATAAGTAGGATGACAACACATTTCGCAGAAACTCATCTCTTCTTAGAAAGGGAAATTCGGTTCCCAGGTTTTAAAATGTGAGCACTACATCTTTGAAATGGCGAGCATCTACCATTAGATGCAGTAGAGGCACTAATTTGGAgcgaatcgttttttttcgttgggaTGTGCCCTTTTCAGAAGTTTTACGATGCCCAATGGGAACTACCGTTTGGTGGTTCCCTCCAGTTCTTATAACTTTTACTAACATAACGACAAGGAGAACAACAAAAGCTCTTGAAGGTAAGcctcattcattttcaaagaagtttTCGTGAATAGAAACAGTTTATTTCGCGCAGGCTTAATATTGCGGTGCCTTTTCCCGTTTAGTaggaattttattttgatcaaGGTAATGCGTGATTTCAGATGAAATTCAACTTATTTTGCGTTAGAGCCGGATCAAAGGACCATGTAAGGAGAACACTGAGGGTTTTAAGTCATGCGGACAGTTCCCAAACTGCCTTCATTATTCCGTATTCATGGTTAAGTTTATTAAGTTTACTATGGGCAGACCACAGTGCTGAGGTAGTTAAAAGAGCGGTGGAAAGGATGAAAGAAATCGGAACTCTACACTGAGGGCGGTGAGGGCTATTTCGGATAACAGAAtacgaataaataacaataaataactcCAGAATTGATTTTCTTAATAGGAATGATTAGATGTCTTAGtgtgctaagaaaaaaaaaagaaaataaaaaattttcaccaCTTCCACCGTTTCCAAGTAGTTAACTGCGTGAAATCTGTCGTAACACtccaaatatttgcaaaatcgCTGTCTATGAAAAGTAGCTGTAGTTCTAGCGAGCGAATTTTTAAAGAGTGACTTACCGGTAGATCAGCACAGATtaaatgtatttatttcttgcaAATACACAAGGTAGATTAACTTTCCTCTCAATCCGTTGAAATAGATCGTCAACATAAGAGGATACTAGAGGGCAAGAAAATACATTCTCTATCTTTTTACAGGAAAACAATAAGTGCAGCgaaattagtttaaaaaatggcAACGGTAGTCGCGTGTAGCTTCATGTATGGGGATGCAATTAGTGTCTCGAGGAGAAGAAAGTTTCATTCTTAGTTGATTGCAACAGTAGATCAAAAACAGTTGGTATGGCCGGCCACTGATTACTGGCCACCACTTTTATGCactgaaaacattttattgcTCTCGAATTCGAATCACAAGTAAATTTGCGTCCTACAGTGTACTCCTTTAGTTTTGCAGGAGGGAATTGTCTGGTTTAGCTCTGTTGAAGCTCAAGGGAGGGATGAGGTAAGGTTTTCTaacttctctctttcttcctttctttcttctttctaaggTAGTTGGAAATATACTTCTGCTCGGAATGTGTGTGATGCTGTGTTGTCGTGAGAGGACGAAGCACGTTTATAGAATCTTCTCTGATTTCTATCCTGAATGGCCTTTCCTTTCTGAAGAATTTTGCGTTTCACATGAAATTTACAAACGTTGAAACGTGGATATtaaggaagaaggaaatgcTGCGCTATTTTGCGGTAATTTTAGATATACAACACAGAAACACTCACGCATTTTGAGTAAAATTTAAACTTAAAAGCAGTTTTTGTGAAACAAATGTTTCGGTTAGCCACGAGAAACAGGCAGTTTTGGCTgattccgttcttttttctttttttttctgttcactgATTTAATTTATATGCAGAGTGGATGCATTATTCTTCCACAGCGGCGTGTGAAAGAATTTCAGAAGTAGTGCCGGACGGCTTGAATATCTCAAAAAGTAAGTTTTCTATTACAGTAACTACGAGGTTTCTGGATGGAACCTTCATTAGACTGACGTTTCAGCTTTCTCGCCGTCTCCACGGTTAGTGAAAGTTGATAGGAACAATTCTACGTCTATTCCGTCCACACTACTCTGGGTCAGTGCTTTGATAGTCGTTCAGTGTAGCGAAAACGTAACCCACATACATTGAAACTAGTAccagtgaatgaaaaaaactgtggTTGTGGTGAAAAAATTGACAGAATCAGCTTTGCCTTCTCTAAATACCATTGTGGTCAACATCCCACCTGTTTTACTACTGcttatttttccaattttcggGACCGGGAGATCAGTACGCGTAATTCAGCTCAGCAAAGGTAACATCAACTATGAATACGATGAAAACCACCGCTCTGCCACACTTTTATTTGGTAAAACCGCGATGATTACCAAGTCTTATCAAAAGATACTCCATCCTCACCCATTAAGATTTCTTTCATTAGTAGGTATCCCGAAGGCGGTCCTCTCACTTCTGCTGCTGTGAAAAAATGGCAAGACATTACCGAAACCTTACTAGGCTTGACTTGTTCCTTGCACtggcaaaagaaaagaattttccgCTGCACTGTGAGCGATCATGTTTGTGGTATATTCTAGCTGCAAACTGTCCTAAATACATTTTTCAGACACTACGTTAGATTGTGCTATGAGATGTTATGGTGCGGTTGTCGTATGGCTACATTTTGTCATGTATCTTATATTCAGGGttggttttcatttttttttctgggaaatgCTTCTTGGCAAGTAAATTGTATGTGAGGGCAGCATAACATGAAACTGAGGATGTTGAGACCTCCATAGCAAAagatagtaaataataatctaTAAGGATAAGACGTTAATCactccgcttgagatgcgcccccgcgtccacttcaattcagaactgtGTGAGGTTTCGAACGTGTAACCGGtgtacacaatgacttgcgagggctaccCGATGTTTCAAACGTGTTTTCACCCtcgagacaagtctggtaacaatttatcgatttcggaaggatgaaaggcttggtgaggactagggcggattcgaagcccctgtcgatcgtgcaggcagcggaacctctaaccgacagCGGTACGCCCGCCCCAGGAAAGGATGAGAACGTTAATCACTAGTGCACGAGCACGCTAATCCCCTCTGTTTGTCCCAACAAAGGCGTTCTGAACGGCCTCGTCGATCgcattttcctacgaggcacctgaCAACGTATCACGTATGCGAATCACTGGACTATTGACGCTTTCCTTCCTGGTCACTGGCAGACGCATCGCGTACATCTGCTCCCGACGTGACATCACTAGGTGCATCATAGtaaaattcgaaagaaaaggCTGTTCTCCATGCTCTTTTCTAGGATTCTTGGAGGAATTGAGCCTGATCCTAACCCCTATCCCTAACCTCATCATGTCGTGGAGGGATCCCAACATCGCCAGTTTCGTGCTGTTTCTAACAGGTCGCAAAAAAGGAGTTATGTTCAGTATATATATCGCGAGGTGGATTCTTTCCCTACCGCAGACGATGACAATTCTGAATCTGAGGTCAGCTAAATGTACTGCCGAAGAGTTAAGCTTGAATTCCGGATGAGTCTGCTCCTAATGCCTTACAGATTGGGCCGCTCACTCCGGCAAAAGGTTCTGGAAGCGATACACCAGTGGCATCAGCAACACCAAAGGTGAAAGCTCCATAAATTTCATCACTAGGGGCTCTTCTATTTTGTAACGAAATGCAGAGTGGaacaaaaaagtcgaaaaagagCAGCAGGAAGATGGGGAAATCTAAGAAGTCGAAGAAAGCCAAGAAAGATGCGCTGGTAGAGTCGGTGGGTTGAAGTGTGAAACCGAAGGTTATTTTGCATCGAAAGTTAAGAAAGCATGTACATGTATATTTGAGCTAGGGCTATTAAACCGACGTTTGTACTCAAGTATATTATAACTTTAGGTGCGCAACGTTATCCAGGAGATTCTTCCTCTTTAAACAGCAGATTTCATGCTTAATAAGAGCAGATTATTAAGAGCACTTTGAATTCTCGCTAtacaatttgatttttttctctcaaaaacgtttttttcgtcctttttttgaaagaagttcAAGCATTGATGAAATATTTAGTAGTTCTCTTCTTAATCGAGATCGGTACTTCACTTGGAGAGTActaaagacatcatcccacgaatctgaggtggtacggatttcaggtggagtattcgtatacaggatcgtagattatggagaggtccattccgtccatctcttgcTAACTggcttaaaaaacggcccggaagatgcggcgtgtgcacgcGGCTGtcgcgctcgaagccgtatcttccgggccattttttacggcaattaggaagaaatggacggaatcaccctcttctccataatatactatccctcatacgaatactccatctgaaatctgcaccgcctcagattcatggggtgatgcctttaagtgaaggtctacgtcagatcacgttaTCGCAACATAAGTAcgaaaagtaaagtaagtacGTAAGTAAGAAACGGTGTTAGTAATCGAGGTAAACGTGCGCGAAAATAGAAATGAGGAGAAATACATAGGGATGAAACGCAACACATACAGTTATCACGGTTATGAAGCAACCAATTTATTTGCTGAGAAGACGCCCCTCCAATCATTGCCCTTTACCCCCACAATAATAGCGCTGATTCCAATTTTTGTGCCGTTGCGCCAACTGTCTCAACGCCATCTGGTGTCAGCGCCAGTTCGTCGTCTCACTCCACTTTATCGCTTTATATCGTCGGCGCTCCAATTCGACTACGTGGGATCCGTCTCTCAGCTCCCTGGAAGTTCGTTCCACACACGCGCATACACGCATGCATGTGGCAgcctaagcccgttattatatagcatggtaTCACTCCTACGCTGCTGTAACATCGAAGCTACAACAACTGAAGAAGTCAAGCAATCAAGCAGTGGATGACTGAAACATGATCTTTACCTAACATTTACATTGAACCTCACCTTAAAATTATGTTGGCATTTTCAGAGTCCTGTCGACTCCCCAGATGTTGAGAACACGCAGTCGTTTGAACAAAAAACTCCACTTTTAGTCCTAAAAGAGATTGAAGAAGAACGTCAAGAGCTTATGGTTTGTCTGCTGTTTGCAAATGCACAAAAATCATCTCTTACTTCCCATGCGTTTAAGAAAAAGTTCCTTGCGGAAAGTACAAATGGATCTGCTCTGGACAAATCGTTGACTGTTAAGGTAGATTTACATCTTGccacacttttttattttggttacTTCACTGTTTGAGGATCTCCCCCTCTGGATTCTTTTGACTGATCGTGTCAAAGGCGATGAAGCTGAAAACGAGAAGAGACTTCTTATGGTAAGCACGGAAATGGATAGAGTCGGACAAAACGATCTGAGGCTCGATACCAGGCATAAgcggcagcgctcgaagcgacgcggttgggatcgatgtgggaccGTCGCtagctgcagcgatgaatggagCTGGAACCACTCCATCACTCCAATCGCGTCATCGAACGCAGCAGCAGCCAGCtcctgtcgttttgatccgactgtaaCAGCAAGGCGTGGTTTCATCGTTCGGTTCAGGCAGAATGGTTGCTCAGACGTGGCGGCATGGATTCACTGCCTAGAGGTCTTCCAATCGTACCACAGTACAGGGAAGTATGTGGATTTTGCAACCTTTACATTACTTTACTAACTTCAGTATTTGTAGGGGGTTCAACATTCTAAAGGTGAACAAATAGACAGGATTGCACTGATGGTAAGGCGGCTTTCTAGTTCTTCCGTTTTTGGTAATCGACTCACAAACTTTGGCATCAAGGAGAAGTTCCTTGATAAACTCGGCGCAGTAGAAAGCAGGTCAGCGGAAACTCCCGGATCGGCAGAAAAAGGCTCTGCAGAACGTCTTGGATCTGGAGAAAAAGGCTTTGAAGATGGTTACAAAGTATGCTGATCTCTAACGCactttaattttacaaaaaaaaaagatattttaagGAGGAAAAACCCACTCGGAGAGTTTTAGAAGCAAAACACGAAGGAATAGGTGGCGTGGAAGATATGGTGAGTAGTGGAGAATCAGAAATAAACTTAGGGTTCAATCGTGACCTTGAAGCGTGCTTTACATAACTCAAAATCTTTTCTAGGAGAAGCCACTTGTAGAACCGGTGAACAAGTCTctgtcaaaagaagaaattgttccCAACATGAATCGGGTAACACGCCATTTACTTTTTATGCTttaaacatttgaagaaaacaaaccaCAGGGAAATTTTGTTCCCAATGTAGAAGTTATGTCCCGAAGGTAATGAGATTCGATAGAAATCTGAACAATCTTGTTGAACATTTTTGCAAGCACTCTTAACAGTAGGGCCCTTGAGCATTGAAACACCGTTTACAGCGGGTTTGCCCTGTTCGAAGCATTTTTAAGGTCCTCCTCTGAAATCTCTTTCAGGGCTAGTGGCTATTCACAGTGGCTTGAATCTCGGTAGCGTACTCACGACGGTGACTTCTGAGAACCCTTTTGATctttggaaacaaaaagaagtctGTCGGAGGCAGATCACGGCTGTAGGGAGGCTGGTGGAGCGTTCTTTCTTTGTCAGGAAATTCCTCACCAACAGCGTCGTGTGAGCATTGTCCTGACGAAGCCGCCAGCGATCAACTTTGTTCGGACGGACTCGGATGACCAGCCGCTTTTCACCAACCGCTCAAGCActactttgtagaaaatagcgaccGTCGTTCCAGCGTTTACAAACTCCTTGGAACAATTCCctttgatgaaaaaagacaGTGAGCttggttttgattttctgaCTTGTGCCATCGGAAACTTGAGCACGAGGCAGAGCATCATCTACATAAGTCTGTGGCAAATTTGCCGAGTTTGACCCAAAATTTGATGGCGTACCGTTGCTTTAACCTTTCTTGCATTTTaaatcactctcctgacgctCTCACTGCTCGGATGCTGCTGATGCAGGTCCAAGTTTATTCGCAATTCTGCCCACCACCACTTCCACCCGCTTAGCGTGCGCTTCGATTCGTTAAATATCTACTAGAGAAAGTCAATCTCGTCACATTGGAGACATACACTGTATACTTTCTTTGGCTTTTCTCTTTGTTgaccaaaaacaaacaaagttcGCTTTGCATTCCTTTCGGACGCATATTATTTTTGAGGATGATCTCAGAAAATAGGGCTACGCGAGAAATCGTCCACATCTATTTTATCACgagtagaattttttctcattaaacTTCGGCGTTTAGACCAATATCAAATGCGCCCAGTTTTCAGGATATAGTCTATTTTGAAATTAGTTCGCTTCAAAACTTCAAGGTAATATGCAGCTGGGAGGTGAGAAATGACAGAAGTGAGATTTCGGATGTGTTCGAACGTGGTCCAGTCGGTCGCCTGTGTTGATTTTTAGATCTTCGTGACCTCAGTCTTACTCCCTGTCTTActtctttgttcaaaaaaaaaaaacaaaaaaaaacgtagcaCCGATTTGATAGGATATATGCATGTACTGATAACATTTTAATTCTTGCGATGACcacttccttttccttctgcATTTTACAAGTCGGACATGGCAAACGTTGTATTTCTTGCTTGTATTTCGTTGTAATCTCCATGTCTTCGAATCAGCCTTCTAGTTATGCTGTATGAGACGTACAAGAGGCGTGAAATACAGTGTAGTTGTGAATGGTCGGATTGGCGACGTCGATCAGCAACGATGACGACGACTTCACTCTCGGTGCTGAAGTGCATGCTACCAGCGGCCGCACATCCGACGTCGTCGAAGTCGAAAATATCTTCTTTTACGTAGACAGTCGTTAAATGGAGTCTCATGCAGACTCTGAAGATGTCAAGTAGAAAAGTTCACTACACAGTCCGATCTTCCTGAGTAGCATCCGAGTATCGACCGCAAAATAATCGAGTCGAAACTCACGAGATTAACTGCTTCAGCAGACGACTGGTCGGCTCAGTCGCAACGCCTTGTGTTCATCACTGCAATTACTcttaacgaaaagaaaaaagtaaaaacgagGAAGCACAGCAGTCGGAGatcacattattattattttgaagtACAGCTTCTGAGAGTTGTAAAGcaaattggaatttttgctCTTGACTCATTCATATGTCGTCGTACTGCTCTCAACAGTTCGCTCTGTTGATTAATCTTTATTGTACTTTACTCAAATTGGAAGAGtgtaaaaatttgtaaaagtaTAAAAAGCAGACTGGTTATTTTCGGAGCAATGATGCATTTGTGCGAACTAATTTTGATCTTTTCTTTAACTAATTTggatcttttcttttgcattttttaatttttttcaactctacTTACTACGATTACAATCAGCTCTTCAATTAATTCTTTAATTCTCCTTTCAATTTTGCCAACTTTGATCGCGTACTCGGAAGCAACCTCTTTGAAGTACACCATTATACTATCACTTCGGAGaagctgttttttcttgtattaactttcttttcactttgaaGATTAACTATAATCTTAGTTAACAGTACTGAGATAAGTCCAATgatttttactaatttttgtttttaaatctGTTGATAAACAGAAGAATTGGGCTATCGTCGCATCGTTTATTGCAGTCGCAGCGATAGCCTTcacaaaagcaaaagaagtatcagttctttttttttaagaagtacTGCTT
Coding sequences within it:
- a CDS encoding hypothetical protein (NECATOR_CHRIV.G14615.T1); this encodes MARHYRNLTRLDLFLALAKEKNFPLHYTTLDCAMRCYGAVVVWLHFVMYLIFRYIYREVDSFPTADDDNSESEIGPLTPAKGSGSDTPVASATPKSGTKKSKKSSRKMGKSKKSKKAKKDALVESSPVDSPDVENTQSFEQKTPLLVLKEIEEERQELMKKFLAESTNGSALDKSLTVKDLPLWILLTDRVKGDEAENEKRLLMAEWLLRRGGMDSLPRGLPIVPQYREGVQHSKGEQIDRIALMEKFLDKLGAVESRSAETPGSAEKGSAERLGSGEKGFEDGYKEEKPTRRVLEAKHEGIGGVEDMEKPLVEPVNKSLSKEEIVPNMNRDVVTKAPGSSEYGDGSRETIVRKK